The Anaeromyxobacter diazotrophicus nucleotide sequence CGGAACGTCCCCCGGAGCCCATCTACGAGACCGTGGTGTCCGGACTGCGCCTCCCGCGGCCGCAGCCCGACACGCCGCCCGTCACCACGGTCATCGCGAGAGAGGAGATCGCGCAGAGCCCGGCCACCACCGCCGACGAGCTGGTCCGCGCCGTCCCGTCGGTCGCGGTGTTCCGGAGGAGCGCGAGCCTCGTCGCCGACCCCAGCTCGCAGACCCTCAACCTGCGCGGCGTCGCCCCGACCGGCGTCTCGCGCGCGCTGGTGCTGCAGGACGGGGTGCCGCTCAACGATCCTTTCGGCGGGTGGATCTCCTGGCGCGCCCTGCCGCTGCTCGGGATCGGGCGCGTCGAGATCGTGCCGAGCGGAGCCTCGGCGCTCTACGGCAATTTGGCGCTGGGAGGTGTGGCGCAGGTCTTTTCGCGCCCCATCGGGGGCACCGGGGTGGAGACCCAGCTCGCGGGGGGCTCCTTCCGCACGGGCGAGGCCTCGCTCCGCCTGACCGGCGCCTCCAGCGCCGCCGGCGGAGAGCTGCTCGCCGACGTCCTCACGAGCGACGGCTACTCGCCCATCGCCCCGGCCCAGCGCGGACCGATCGACGGTCCTGCGCCGAGCACCGACTACAACGTGAGCGCTCGGGTCGAGGCGCGGGCCGGCCCTTCGCTCAGCTTGCGGGGGTTCGGCCGCTTCTTCCACGAGACGCTCGAGGCCGGCACGCTCTTCACCTCGGCTGCGGCCCGGGCCGCGACCTACGGAGTCGGGGCGAGGCTGGAGCTGGGCGGCAGCGGCACCCTCGATGCGGTCATCTTCGCGGGCAACCGACGCTTCGAGCAGCAGCGGGCCCGCGTCTCGCCGGACCGCAGCTCGGCCAGCCCCGCCTTCACCCAGCACGTCCCGTCCGACAACCAGGGCGCCTCGGTCACCTGGACGCTCCCGCGCCACCAGCTCGGCGTCGAGCACGTCCTCCTTTTCGGGATCGACGCGCAGCGCGTCGCCGGGACGTCGACCGAGGACCAGGCCAGCTCGAACCCAACCGCGGCGTCGATCGCCAGCCGGTCCGCGGGCGGCGAGCAGCAGTTCGCCGGCGTCTTCGCGCAGGACGCCGTGCGCGTCGGGCGGGTCGAGGCGAGCGCGGCCGTCCGCCTCGACGGTTACCGCGATCTGTCCGGCGCGACGACGACCCGCCACGTGGGAGGGGCGGTCGAGCGCGTCCCGCACCCCGACCGGTCGAACTTGCAGGTCAGCCCGCGCCTGGGCGTGCTCGTCCACGTCACCGACGTCCTGGCGCTGCGGGGCTCGGTGTACCGGGCCTTCCGGGCCCCCACGCTCGACGAGCTCTACCGTCCGTTCCAGGTCGGGACCATCCTCACCGACGGCAACGCGGCGCTCGAGCCCGAGACGCTGTGGGGCGGAGAGGCCGGCGCGGAAGCGATCGCGGGTGGACTGACGGCGCGCGCCACCGGATTCTGGAACCAGCTCCAGCACCCGATCAACAACGTGACCCTCGCCACGCCGGCGCCGGACGGCGCGACCCGGCAGCGGCAGAACCTGGGCGAGGCGCGCATCCGGGGCGTGGAGCTCGAGGTGGGCTGGCGCCCGACCCGGCGCTGGAAGGCCCTCGCCGCATATACGTTCGTCGACCCCGTCACCACCTCGGCGCCCGGCCACCCGGAGCTCGTGGGCAAGCAGTTCCCGCAGGACCCGCGGCACCGCGCGTCCTTCGCCCTGACCTTCGACGCGCGGGAGCTCGCCACGCTCACCGGGGAGGTGCGCGCGGTGGCCGCGCAGTACGAGGACGACCGGAACACCCTGCCCATGGGCGCGTACGCCGTGGTGAACCTCGCGGCGGCCCGCGAGCTCGCGCGCGGCGTGGCGCTCTTCGCCACGGCGGCCAACGTCTTCGACGCGAGCTACCTGGTCGGGCGCGCCGGGGTGGACACCGTCGGCCAGCCGCGGACGCTCCTGGTCGGGATGCGCTTCGCCTCGGGGGGCGAGTGAGCTTCTTCACGGGATGCCCGCAATCTCGCGGGATGGGAGGTGGCACATGAAGCGTGAACCACGGCGCTGGCGAACTGGCAGGCACTCCGTCGAGCTTCTCGGCCTCGCGCTCCTGCTCCTGAGCGCCTGCGCGACCACCTCCGGCCGGGGACCTGCACCGGCCGGGGCGAAGGCCGTGGCCGCCGGGGGTGACTGGCCGACCTACAACGGCTCGTACGCCGGCGATCGGTTCTCTCCGCTCGCCGAGATCACTTCCGCGAACGTCTCCGGCCTGAAGCCGATCTGCACCTTCGACACCGGGGACAAGGGAGCCTTCCAGGTCGGCCCGGTCGTCGTCGGCGGCGTGATGTACCTGACCACCGACACGGAGACCTTCGCGATCGACGCGGCGACCTGCGCGCAGCGCTGGAAGCACGTGCACGAGTATCAGCCGCGCTCCTGGCTCGGCAACAACCACGGCGTCGCGTACCTCGACGGCCGCCTGTTCCGTGGCTCGGGCGACGGCCACTTCTACGCCCTCGACGCGGCGACGGGCCGTGCGCTGTGGGAGGTGGTCGTCGCCGACACGAAGGCCGGCGAGTCCCTCCCCATGGCGCCCATCGCGTGGAACGGGATGGTCTTCGTCGGAAACGCCGGCGGAGACAACTTCGGGGTGACCGGGCACGTGAACGCGCTCAGCGTGGAGGACGGCCACACCCTGTGGCGGATGAACGTCGTCCCCGAGGCGGGGCCGGTGCGCGCCACCTGGACCAAGGAGTCGCCCACCAACCCGCCCACGGGCGGTGGGACCTGGACGTCCTACTCGCTCGACACCGCGGCCGGGCTCCTCTACGTCCCCACCGGCAACGTGGCGCCCGATTTCGTCGGCGCGCTGCACCCCGGTCCGAGCCTCTACGCGACCTCGGTCCTCGCCGTCGACGCGCGCACGGGGTTCGTCGCCGGGTACGTCCAGCCGGTCAAGAGCGACTCGCACGACCACGACGTCGCCTCGCCTCCGGCCCTGGTGACCACCCGGGGCGGCAAGCAGATGGCGCTGACCGCCGCCAAGGACGGCCTCCTCTACGGCATCGAGCGCAGCGGGGTCCGGCGCGAGGACGCAGTGGCCACCGACGCCGCCATCGCCCCCGAGACCCTGGTCGTGCGCTACCGCTCGCCGACCACCACCCGTGACAACCTGGACGAGCCGCTCACGACCGACCGCTACGTGCGCTTCTGCCCGGGGTCGCAGGGGGGGACCGAGTGGAACGGGCCGGCGTTCGACCCCGGGAGCAACACCGTCCTCGTGGCCGCGACCGACTGGTGCACGAGCGTGAAGCTGTCCGATCCGGCGACCTTGGTGGGGAAGACCGGGGGGGCTTGGACCGGCGTGACCGACCAGAAGGAGGCGTTCGGCAAGCAGGATGCGCAGTGGGGGGGCGGGTGGCTCAGCGCCTTCGACGCCGACACCGGCGAGCTGCGCTGGAAGTACCACGCCTCCGCCCCGATCCTGGCCGCGGTGACCGTGACGGCCGGCGGGCTCGTCTTGACGGGCGACCTCGACGGCAACTCCATCGCCTTCGAGGCTGCCACCGGGAAGGAGCTGTGGAAGGGAACGGTCGGCCAGCCCGCCGCGGCCGGCGTCGTGTCCTACTCGGCGGGCGGGCGCCAGCTCATCGCTGTGGGCGGCGGGGCCGCCTCTCCGCTCTGGCCCCTGAAGAGCGACACCTCGCGGATCGTCGTCTTCGGCCTGCGCTAGCGCGATGACCTGGGGGCCGGGGGCGGTGGTGGCGCTCGTGCTGGCCGGGGGCGCCGCCCCGGAGCTCGCCACCCGAGCGGACGAGGGCGCTCCCCAGCCCGTCGCTCCGGCCCCCGAGGATGGCGGCGCGACGCCCGCACCGAACCCGGCCTACGAGGCGGTGGTGCGGGCCCCCGACCGGCTCCTCGACCCGTGGTCCGTGCCCGCCGACGCGACCGTGGTCGTGCTCGACGCCCCCGCGCTGGCCGCCTCGGGCGCCCGCACGCTGCAGGACGCGCTCGCGCGCCTACCGGGGGCGGGGCTCTCGGACGAGCAGGGCAACGCCCTCCAGCAGAGCCTCTCGCTGCGGGGGTTCAGCGCGGGGCCCGTGACCGGCTCGACCCAAGGGCTGAGCGTCTTCCTGGACGGGGTCCGGATCAACGAGCCAGCCGTGGAGGAGGTCAACTTCGAGCTCATCCCGCTGGAGGACGTGGAGCGGGTGGAGGTCGTGCACGGGCCGACCGCGGTCTTCGGGCGCAACACGCTCGGGGGGGCGATCCACGTCGTCACGCGACGCGGCGGGCCGGGCGCCGCGGGCGGCGCCTCGGCGGAGGCTGGGTCGTTCGAGTACCAGCGCCTCCGCGCCTGGGTGCAGGGCGGCGCGGGCGCGCTCGACGGGTACCTCTCGGCCCAGGAGACGACGGAGCGCGGCTGGCGCGCCGGCGGCGCCACCCGCAGCGCCCGCCTGTTCGGGAAGCTGGGGCTGCGCGCGCGCGGCACCGATCTCAGCCTCTCCTATCAGCTCCAGGGCGATCGCGCGCAGGAGCCCGGCTCGCTGCCGCCGGCGATGCTCGCGGCCGACCCGCGCCAGAACTACACCCGGGGCGACTTCTTCCAGCCCACCCTCCACCTCGTCACCTTCAACGGTCGGCAGGAGCTGACCCCGGGCCTGGCGCTGGCCGTGAACGGGTTCCTCCGGCTCCTGCACGCCGGGCAGTTCAACGCGAACTGGCTCGGGCCGGACACCCGGCTCCTCGACGAGACGACCAGCGTCGGCGGGGCGGTGCAGCTGACCCACGCGCTGCGGGCCGGCGTCCTCCGGGGCCACGGCTCGCTGGGCTTGGAGGTCACCCGCAGCGCGGTGCACGTCCCCGTCCACCGGGAGCCGAACGCGCGCTTCCTGGTAGACGAGGGCGGCGCGGCCCTCCCGCGGCTCGCCTCGGACGTCTCCGACGCGCAGCTCGCCGCCGGCGCGTTCGGCCAGGCGCAGGTCGCCATCGCGAGCGGACCGCTGCGCGGGCTCGGCGCGACGGCGGCGCTCCGAGCGGACACCCTGTCGCACGACATCGTCGATCGCTCTCCGGATGATCCCGGGAAGGCCTCGGGGCGGGCCACCTACACCCGACTGGTGCCCTCCGTCGGGTTGCACTGGGTCTTCGGACCGGCGCTCACGGCCTGGGCCTCTTACAGCGAGGGCTTTCGCGCACCGGCCTTCCTGGAGCTGACCTGCGCGGACCCCGCTGCACCCTGCGTTGGCCTCCAGTCCGGCGTCGCCCCCGACACCAGCTTCCGGCGGCTCGCGCCGGTCCGAGCGCGCACGCTCGAGGTCACGGCGCGGGTCGCGCCCGCCCCCTGGTGCAGCGCGACGGTGGGCGCCTACCGCACCGACCTCCGCGACGACATCTACTCGGTGACGGCGCCCGGGGCGACCAGCGTCTTCTTCCAGAACGTGGGCGACACGCGCCGGCAGGGCGTGGAGCTCGGGGCGCACGCCGAGCGGGGCGCCGTGGAGGTCGACCTCACCTATGGTTACCAGCGCGCCACCTTCGAGGACGAGCTCGCGCTCGCGTCGCCGCGCACGCCGGGGGGGACCGAGCAGGTGCGGCGCGGAGCTCGCATCCCGCTCGTCCCTGACCACCGGCTCAGCCTGGACGTCCGCGTCCGCCCGGCGGAGTGGCTGGTGCTGGCGGCCGGCTCGAGCTGGACAAGCACGCAGTACCTCCGCGGCGACGAGGCCAACGCGGAGCGGCCGCTCCCGTCCTACGTGCTCGTCCACGCCGGCGCGGAGCTCCGCCTCGGCCGGTGGACGGCGACGCTCAGGGGCACGAACCTCCTCGACGCGCGCCACGAGACGTCCGGGAGCTTCGCGCCCGACGGCAGAGCGCCGGGCCAGCCGGTCGTGCGGTTCCTGACGCCGGGCCCTCCCCTGCGGCTCGTGGCCGGGCTGGGATTGGAACTCTGAGCGCCGCGCGACGGTGGCAGGTTTCGGGAGTCCACGCGTAAGCGAGGAAATCAGAGGACCTCCCCATCTGATCTCTGCTCCAGCGCTCGCCAAACCGCGATACGGTCACCGGCAGGCGTCGTTGCCAGCATCTGGAACGGCCAGGAAGGTGATGCTCGCTGCCGGCAGCGTGAGGAGCCCGGCGGGTGTCGCGATGCCGTCCAGGTGCGGAACGTCGCCTGCGGCGCTCACCCTCAGCTCTTCGCCATCGAGTCGCACCGCTGCGTCGAGGAGGTCGGTGGCCGTGAGCGCCCAACGGCTGGACGGCACCGAGACAGCGACATCGTGCGCCGCGCCGCGATCGAGGTTGATCGCGAGGATCGCCACGCCGCCGCGATGACCTCGCAGGCAGTGCGAATAGAGGTGGACGCTCGCGTGTGGCGACGGGCCGGGGGCCAGGACCGTCGAGCCCATGAGCTTCGCCCACAGGAGGGCCGCCCAGAAGTTGGGACGCGGCGCCAGCGTCCCGGGATCGAGCAGGCCGTAGTCGCTCGAGGCGAGCGTGTTGTGGGTGATGACCTGGACGCCCCGCTGCGCGAGCCGCCCGTGCGAGTCGAGGTAACGGAACGTGTCGAGGAAGGTCGACGCCCATGGATTCCCGCCGCACGCCGAATCGGCCGTCTCGGTGATCCAGAGCGGCTTCCCGGGCTCGAAGCGATCCCGCAGCGCCGCGTAGAAGGAGGTGATCGCGTCAGCGCGGGAGAGCCAATCCTCGGACAGCGCGGCGTCGGCGGTCGTCTGCATCGCCGGCCCCGTGCTGGCGCAGCGCTTCGAGACCGCGCCGTAGAGGTGATAGGAGAAGGCGTCGAAGGCGGGCCCGGTGGCCGCGAGCAGGTCCGGCGTCTTCAGCACGCCCGGGCCCATCGCCATGGACGACGGCCCGCCCTCGCCCACCGAGCCGGGGCCGAGAAACACCAGGTCCGGCAGCGCTTCCTTGATGAACCGGCGGAACCGGCCGATGTCGCGCCCGAACATCGCCGCGTCGTAGCCCTTGGGCGCGCCTCCCATCGCCGCGTAGGTCGGCTCATTCATGAGTTCGGCAGCCGCGATCGCGCCGCCGATCGACTTCGTGTACCCGACCAACCGCTTCGCCTGCCCGGGCGTCCAGACGCCGGCGGCATCACGGGTTCCGGGGCTCGTCGCGAACGACGTGACGATCTTCGCTTCGACCGCGCGGGAGAAATCCACGACGCCCCTCCACTGCTGCCGCGTCAGCACGCCACCGAAGCCCGCGGGCGGCTCGGGCGGCGCGGGCTCGTCGCTGTCGTGGAAGAAGACGGAGTTCGCCCAGGTGCCGCTGACGCGCACGTAGGCTGGGCCCAGGGCCGCGGCCAGCTTCCGCAGGCGAGGGTTTGCGAGGTCGATGGGCGGGCGCCACTCGTAGAGCCTCGGGTCCATTCCGGCGGGGATCGCGCCGCCCCCCGCCGGTCCGGTGTGCCTTGCGTCCGAGGCGCTCTGACCGTACGGCTTCCAGAACCAGCCGCCGATCACCTCGACCATCTCGACGTTGTATGACTGGAAACGCTCGTCGACGGCGCCGACGCGACGCAAGCTCGACGGAGCGATGGCCGACGGCGTGTGCTGGGTCGGAGCGGGTGCCGCTCCGGCGCACGCGAGCATCGTCACCCACGCCAGCCGCGCCGGCGCCGGCGCGAGCTTGGCGAGGCTACCGGCGAGCGCCAGCAGCGCGGCTTTCTTCGTCGTCCCATGTGCCATTCGCGAGCTTCTCGTCGGTGGGAAGGTCCGCTCGGCTACTCTTGATGGACGGGCGGCTACTGCAGGTTATCGAGCGGGCCGTGGCGATAGACCCGGCCGGCCTTCATGACGAAGTCCACTGTTCCGGTCACGGCGATATCCTTGAAAGGGTCCCCTTTCATGGCCACCACGTCGGCCTGCTTGCCTGGCCGTTGGCCGGCTTTCAGGAGCGCCTAGTCCTCTCGCTCGCCGCCTCAATCGGAATCGCACTCGGACGCGGGTTCGAGTCCGCAGGTCCGCTCATTC carries:
- a CDS encoding TonB-dependent receptor — translated: MALSLLAQAAVPRMALADTAPPPADRAERGAAPPERPPEPIYETVVSGLRLPRPQPDTPPVTTVIAREEIAQSPATTADELVRAVPSVAVFRRSASLVADPSSQTLNLRGVAPTGVSRALVLQDGVPLNDPFGGWISWRALPLLGIGRVEIVPSGASALYGNLALGGVAQVFSRPIGGTGVETQLAGGSFRTGEASLRLTGASSAAGGELLADVLTSDGYSPIAPAQRGPIDGPAPSTDYNVSARVEARAGPSLSLRGFGRFFHETLEAGTLFTSAAARAATYGVGARLELGGSGTLDAVIFAGNRRFEQQRARVSPDRSSASPAFTQHVPSDNQGASVTWTLPRHQLGVEHVLLFGIDAQRVAGTSTEDQASSNPTAASIASRSAGGEQQFAGVFAQDAVRVGRVEASAAVRLDGYRDLSGATTTRHVGGAVERVPHPDRSNLQVSPRLGVLVHVTDVLALRGSVYRAFRAPTLDELYRPFQVGTILTDGNAALEPETLWGGEAGAEAIAGGLTARATGFWNQLQHPINNVTLATPAPDGATRQRQNLGEARIRGVELEVGWRPTRRWKALAAYTFVDPVTTSAPGHPELVGKQFPQDPRHRASFALTFDARELATLTGEVRAVAAQYEDDRNTLPMGAYAVVNLAAARELARGVALFATAANVFDASYLVGRAGVDTVGQPRTLLVGMRFASGGE
- a CDS encoding outer membrane protein assembly factor BamB family protein, whose translation is MKREPRRWRTGRHSVELLGLALLLLSACATTSGRGPAPAGAKAVAAGGDWPTYNGSYAGDRFSPLAEITSANVSGLKPICTFDTGDKGAFQVGPVVVGGVMYLTTDTETFAIDAATCAQRWKHVHEYQPRSWLGNNHGVAYLDGRLFRGSGDGHFYALDAATGRALWEVVVADTKAGESLPMAPIAWNGMVFVGNAGGDNFGVTGHVNALSVEDGHTLWRMNVVPEAGPVRATWTKESPTNPPTGGGTWTSYSLDTAAGLLYVPTGNVAPDFVGALHPGPSLYATSVLAVDARTGFVAGYVQPVKSDSHDHDVASPPALVTTRGGKQMALTAAKDGLLYGIERSGVRREDAVATDAAIAPETLVVRYRSPTTTRDNLDEPLTTDRYVRFCPGSQGGTEWNGPAFDPGSNTVLVAATDWCTSVKLSDPATLVGKTGGAWTGVTDQKEAFGKQDAQWGGGWLSAFDADTGELRWKYHASAPILAAVTVTAGGLVLTGDLDGNSIAFEAATGKELWKGTVGQPAAAGVVSYSAGGRQLIAVGGGAASPLWPLKSDTSRIVVFGLR
- a CDS encoding TonB-dependent receptor, producing MTWGPGAVVALVLAGGAAPELATRADEGAPQPVAPAPEDGGATPAPNPAYEAVVRAPDRLLDPWSVPADATVVVLDAPALAASGARTLQDALARLPGAGLSDEQGNALQQSLSLRGFSAGPVTGSTQGLSVFLDGVRINEPAVEEVNFELIPLEDVERVEVVHGPTAVFGRNTLGGAIHVVTRRGGPGAAGGASAEAGSFEYQRLRAWVQGGAGALDGYLSAQETTERGWRAGGATRSARLFGKLGLRARGTDLSLSYQLQGDRAQEPGSLPPAMLAADPRQNYTRGDFFQPTLHLVTFNGRQELTPGLALAVNGFLRLLHAGQFNANWLGPDTRLLDETTSVGGAVQLTHALRAGVLRGHGSLGLEVTRSAVHVPVHREPNARFLVDEGGAALPRLASDVSDAQLAAGAFGQAQVAIASGPLRGLGATAALRADTLSHDIVDRSPDDPGKASGRATYTRLVPSVGLHWVFGPALTAWASYSEGFRAPAFLELTCADPAAPCVGLQSGVAPDTSFRRLAPVRARTLEVTARVAPAPWCSATVGAYRTDLRDDIYSVTAPGATSVFFQNVGDTRRQGVELGAHAERGAVEVDLTYGYQRATFEDELALASPRTPGGTEQVRRGARIPLVPDHRLSLDVRVRPAEWLVLAAGSSWTSTQYLRGDEANAERPLPSYVLVHAGAELRLGRWTATLRGTNLLDARHETSGSFAPDGRAPGQPVVRFLTPGPPLRLVAGLGLEL